One window of Legionella pneumophila subsp. pneumophila str. Philadelphia 1 genomic DNA carries:
- the pyk gene encoding pyruvate kinase, producing the protein MLRRTKIVATLGPASKEPEILRSMLAAGVNVVRINFSHADSSALQLIALVRKIADELNHPVAVMADLQGPKIRVGRFQNKSITLIDGQNFTLDCMAPDTLGDINGVSVAYPNLANELSIGDHLLINDGLIELEVIEISGSKIHCKVVEGGVLTDLKGLNRKGGGLAARTLTEKDRNDLRTAIEAEVDYISLSFVKDAEDIRQARALMKDYGAQITPIIAKIERMEALDHLTDIIREADAIMVARGDLGVEVGAAEVPAIQKHIIEQTRLLDKVVITATQMMESMISNPQPTRAEVSDVANAILDGTDAVMLSAETASGLFPVKVITMVNKICLSAEKHASFFYHSDPETCHYQRADQAIAMATMHTANHFPIQAIITLTESGDTALWVSRHHSTVPIFAISANKRTIGRLSLVNNVFPIYIDFHQFNPEGLNQQILHELIKSGHLEKRGYVLLTRGTQIGMPGGTNCMEIIPVV; encoded by the coding sequence ATGTTAAGACGAACTAAGATTGTTGCCACTTTAGGCCCAGCCAGCAAGGAACCTGAAATTCTGCGATCCATGCTGGCTGCTGGAGTCAACGTAGTACGAATTAATTTTTCTCATGCCGATTCCTCCGCCCTGCAATTAATTGCACTGGTTCGTAAAATCGCAGACGAATTAAACCACCCGGTTGCAGTCATGGCTGACTTACAAGGGCCTAAAATAAGAGTCGGCCGTTTTCAAAACAAATCCATCACTTTAATTGATGGACAAAATTTTACATTGGATTGTATGGCCCCAGATACTCTGGGAGACATAAATGGCGTATCGGTCGCTTATCCTAATTTGGCCAATGAACTCAGTATTGGTGATCATCTTCTGATTAATGATGGGTTAATTGAATTGGAAGTCATAGAGATTTCCGGGTCAAAAATTCATTGCAAGGTAGTGGAAGGTGGAGTACTCACTGATTTGAAAGGTTTGAATCGAAAAGGTGGCGGGTTAGCAGCCAGAACTTTAACAGAAAAAGATAGAAATGATTTACGTACAGCAATTGAAGCAGAAGTGGACTACATCAGTTTATCTTTTGTAAAAGACGCAGAGGATATCCGGCAAGCAAGAGCGCTAATGAAAGACTATGGGGCCCAAATAACCCCTATTATCGCTAAAATTGAGCGCATGGAAGCTTTGGATCACTTAACTGATATTATTCGCGAAGCAGACGCCATCATGGTGGCCAGAGGAGATTTAGGCGTTGAAGTGGGTGCTGCTGAAGTTCCCGCCATTCAAAAACACATCATAGAACAAACGCGACTTTTAGATAAAGTGGTGATTACCGCAACACAAATGATGGAATCCATGATAAGCAATCCTCAGCCTACCCGTGCCGAGGTTTCTGATGTAGCCAACGCGATTCTGGACGGAACTGATGCTGTGATGCTTTCGGCTGAAACAGCAAGCGGCCTTTTTCCAGTCAAAGTCATTACCATGGTCAATAAAATATGTTTAAGCGCTGAGAAGCATGCCAGCTTTTTTTATCATAGTGATCCGGAAACCTGTCATTATCAACGGGCTGACCAGGCAATCGCTATGGCTACCATGCATACCGCCAATCATTTCCCCATTCAGGCCATTATCACACTGACCGAATCCGGAGACACGGCTTTATGGGTATCCCGACACCACAGCACCGTTCCTATTTTTGCTATATCAGCCAATAAGAGAACCATTGGTCGTTTAAGCCTTGTAAACAATGTCTTTCCTATCTACATTGATTTTCATCAATTCAACCCCGAAGGATTGAATCAACAAATTTTACATGAATTAATCAAATCAGGGCACCTTGAAAAGAGAGGCTATGTGTTATTAACTCGCGGAACCCAAATTGGAATGCCTGGCGGCACCAACTGCATGGAAATTATACCTGTTGTCTGA
- a CDS encoding ISL3 family transposase codes for MPRHDVILNLPGFTIKKASGYQPLLLDLTYNRLPRCSHCSSKKVRKKSSYERKVHHELIGHRRTILRFKAYKLFCNECGRYGNQQFPGIAKYQRSTERLQVQIFHHHTSGISQKELSLQFKQGKATIERWYHRRYQIEGNELLNTPCPKVLGLDEHFFSRKHGFATTLCDLKKHKVFDIVKGRREVDLNHYLNSLKGKDRVQVVCMDLSNTYRSLVKKHFPNAKIVADRFHVIRLVQHQCMMTYRELSSSIKNNRGLLALLRTKPDKLTSHKKIKRDTFLAENPAIEAIYHFQQQLHELLMNKTLTKVRCRKIIPLFLKMIQNLKQSPFKSLVALGKTLDSWKEEIACMWRFSKSNGITEGFHRKMKLIQRRAYGFRNFENYRLRVRVLCA; via the coding sequence GTGCCGAGACATGATGTTATCCTAAATTTGCCTGGTTTTACTATAAAAAAAGCAAGTGGTTATCAACCCTTGTTATTGGATTTAACCTATAACCGTTTACCACGCTGTTCTCATTGTTCAAGCAAAAAGGTTCGAAAGAAATCGAGTTATGAACGAAAGGTTCATCATGAATTAATAGGTCACAGACGGACTATTCTTCGATTCAAAGCATACAAACTGTTTTGCAATGAATGCGGTCGTTATGGTAATCAACAATTTCCCGGAATTGCTAAATATCAACGGTCTACAGAGCGTTTACAAGTTCAAATATTTCATCACCATACGAGTGGTATTTCCCAGAAAGAGTTATCTCTTCAATTTAAACAAGGGAAAGCAACCATTGAACGTTGGTATCATAGACGCTATCAAATAGAAGGAAATGAATTGCTCAATACGCCTTGTCCAAAAGTGTTAGGTCTTGATGAGCACTTCTTTAGTCGAAAACATGGCTTTGCAACTACCTTATGTGACCTTAAAAAGCATAAAGTGTTTGATATCGTTAAAGGACGAAGAGAGGTTGATTTAAATCACTACCTTAACTCTTTAAAAGGGAAAGACCGTGTTCAAGTGGTCTGTATGGATTTAAGTAATACCTACCGCTCTCTGGTCAAAAAGCATTTCCCAAACGCTAAAATAGTAGCTGATAGGTTTCACGTCATTCGATTAGTACAACATCAATGTATGATGACTTATCGTGAGTTATCCAGCTCAATTAAAAATAACCGAGGTCTATTGGCTTTGTTGCGAACCAAACCAGATAAACTCACATCTCATAAGAAAATAAAGCGAGACACTTTCCTCGCTGAAAATCCAGCCATTGAAGCCATTTATCACTTCCAACAACAGCTTCATGAGCTATTAATGAATAAAACTCTAACTAAAGTACGATGCCGTAAAATCATTCCTCTCTTCTTAAAAATGATTCAGAACTTGAAACAAAGCCCATTTAAATCATTAGTTGCCCTGGGAAAAACCTTAGATTCATGGAAAGAAGAAATTGCCTGTATGTGGCGGTTTAGTAAATCAAATGGCATCACTGAAGGATTTCATCGGAAAATGAAATTAATACAACGAAGAGCTTATGGGTTTAGAAACTTTGAAAACTACCGATTAAGAGTTAGAGTATTATGTGCTTGA
- the tkt gene encoding transketolase, with amino-acid sequence MNGLLADLCLLSDNSASVKCKRVGMNSFTELANAVRMLSIDAVNQAQSGHPGMPLGMADIATVLWKKFLKFNPKNPHWFNRDRFVLSNGHGSMLLYSLLHLTGYNLDISELKNFRQLHSKTPGHPEHGHTPGVETTTGPLGQGLANSVGMALAERVLASTFNHDHFNLVDHYTYTFAGDGCLMEGISHEACSLAGTLGLGKLIVFYDDNGISIDGKVESWFTDDTTSRFKAYNWQVIGPIDGHDADQIEQAISAARENTTQPSLIICKTVIGLGSSVAGSEKAHGSPLSAQDINNVREFFNWKHAPFEIPDSIYKQWDHREQGEKEEQQWLQLLHEYRQQHPSEHDEFLRRANGDLPDDWQEISAGFLKQCLNNEKAIATRKASQQCIEFFAPILPEMFGGSADLTGSNNTDWSGSKAITAHNFSGNYLYYGVREFAMAAIMNGLAVHGGFIPYGGTFLVFADYARNAIRLSALMKQRVIYVLTHDSIGLGEDGPTHQPIEHIAMLRMTPGMTVWRPADLMETAVAWQQSLEHHNGPSALLLSRQNLPALAHGTDAADLIKKGGYIIADCEGKPDAILIATGSEVQLAITAAEKAKARGLQVRVVSMPCAERFLAQSDDYKNQVLPGQVRTRIAIEAASSAYWHQFVGFDGAVIGLDCFGVSAPATDAFNYLGITVEKIINTLDTLTKQTMV; translated from the coding sequence ATGAATGGTCTTCTTGCCGATTTATGCCTTCTGAGCGACAATAGTGCCTCAGTTAAATGCAAAAGAGTAGGCATGAACAGTTTTACAGAATTAGCTAATGCAGTACGCATGTTAAGCATCGATGCAGTAAACCAAGCTCAATCAGGCCACCCTGGCATGCCCTTGGGTATGGCTGATATTGCCACCGTTTTATGGAAAAAATTTCTAAAATTCAACCCCAAAAACCCGCACTGGTTTAACAGAGACCGTTTTGTATTATCTAATGGCCATGGTTCCATGCTTCTCTATTCTTTACTGCATTTGACCGGATACAACTTGGATATTAGCGAGCTTAAAAACTTCCGCCAATTGCACTCAAAAACACCAGGGCATCCGGAACATGGGCACACTCCTGGTGTCGAAACAACAACAGGGCCATTAGGTCAGGGTTTAGCCAATTCAGTCGGGATGGCCTTAGCGGAGCGTGTGCTGGCTAGTACCTTTAACCACGATCACTTTAACCTGGTTGATCATTATACATATACTTTTGCCGGTGATGGTTGCCTGATGGAAGGCATTTCTCATGAGGCGTGTTCTTTAGCTGGCACTCTTGGTTTGGGAAAGCTCATTGTATTTTATGACGACAATGGGATATCTATTGATGGTAAGGTAGAATCCTGGTTTACGGACGATACTACGTCTCGCTTTAAAGCCTACAACTGGCAAGTCATAGGCCCCATCGATGGCCACGACGCAGATCAAATTGAGCAAGCCATATCAGCAGCACGCGAGAACACGACTCAACCTTCATTAATTATCTGTAAAACCGTCATAGGACTGGGCTCCTCTGTAGCCGGTAGCGAAAAAGCGCACGGCTCTCCATTGAGTGCCCAAGACATAAATAATGTCCGTGAATTTTTTAATTGGAAACATGCTCCCTTTGAAATTCCAGATTCGATATACAAGCAATGGGATCATAGAGAGCAAGGAGAAAAAGAAGAGCAACAATGGCTGCAGCTCCTGCATGAATACCGGCAACAACATCCATCGGAACACGATGAGTTTTTGCGTCGTGCCAATGGCGACCTGCCCGATGATTGGCAAGAAATATCGGCTGGATTCCTAAAACAATGCCTGAACAATGAGAAAGCCATAGCAACGCGTAAGGCGTCGCAGCAATGCATAGAGTTTTTCGCGCCAATATTACCGGAAATGTTTGGCGGCTCAGCGGATTTGACTGGTTCCAATAATACCGACTGGTCAGGCAGCAAAGCCATCACGGCCCATAATTTTTCCGGAAATTACCTTTATTATGGAGTGAGGGAATTTGCCATGGCAGCCATCATGAATGGACTTGCTGTGCATGGGGGATTCATTCCCTACGGCGGAACATTCCTTGTTTTCGCAGATTATGCAAGAAATGCCATCCGTTTAAGCGCTTTAATGAAACAAAGAGTGATATACGTATTGACTCATGATTCTATCGGTTTAGGGGAAGATGGCCCGACACACCAACCTATAGAACATATCGCTATGTTAAGAATGACCCCTGGCATGACGGTCTGGCGCCCTGCTGATTTGATGGAAACCGCTGTTGCATGGCAACAATCGTTAGAACATCATAATGGCCCGTCTGCCTTATTACTCTCAAGACAAAATCTGCCCGCTTTAGCCCATGGCACCGATGCGGCTGACTTGATTAAGAAAGGCGGATATATTATTGCCGATTGTGAAGGGAAACCTGATGCTATCCTGATAGCCACTGGTTCAGAAGTTCAACTGGCTATAACCGCAGCAGAAAAGGCAAAAGCAAGAGGTCTCCAGGTCAGGGTGGTATCCATGCCCTGTGCTGAGCGATTCCTTGCCCAGAGTGATGATTACAAAAACCAGGTATTACCTGGTCAGGTTCGCACACGTATTGCGATAGAAGCAGCTAGCAGTGCCTATTGGCACCAATTTGTTGGCTTTGACGGCGCTGTCATTGGGCTGGATTGTTTTGGGGTATCAGCTCCTGCTACAGATGCTTTTAATTACCTTGGAATTACAGTAGAAAAAATTATCAATACTCTAGATACATTAACCAAACAAACAATGGTGTAA
- a CDS encoding site specific recombinase, which produces MENFFRGSLKEITPTKQIVTLTKAITQEHFNKKMEQRNINLYTLQQELLKIEKQINASTSRFIETTSQVIQRALEKKIEELEEQKLQILQSIELHSNNKIDFETALMAVLSFMENPYKTWVNGDLKQKKLVQRLVFIKALPQQRGHFNQVSIN; this is translated from the coding sequence TTGGAAAATTTTTTTAGAGGTAGTTTAAAAGAAATTACTCCCACTAAGCAGATAGTCACGCTCACTAAAGCGATTACACAAGAGCATTTTAATAAAAAAATGGAACAACGAAATATTAATCTTTACACCTTGCAGCAAGAGTTACTCAAAATTGAAAAACAAATAAACGCTAGTACCAGCAGGTTTATTGAAACTACTAGCCAGGTAATACAACGCGCTTTAGAGAAAAAAATTGAAGAATTAGAAGAGCAAAAATTACAGATATTACAATCTATAGAGCTTCATTCTAATAACAAAATTGATTTTGAAACCGCACTTATGGCTGTTTTATCATTTATGGAAAACCCTTATAAAACATGGGTTAACGGTGATTTAAAGCAGAAAAAGTTAGTTCAAAGGCTGGTATTTATAAAGGCTCTACCCCAACAAAGGGGGCACTTTAATCAAGTTAGTATAAACTAA
- the gap gene encoding type I glyceraldehyde-3-phosphate dehydrogenase, with protein sequence MTIRVAINGYGRIGRCILRSIFEYNRQNEFEVVAINDLSGIDVTAHLTRYDSTHGPFRSDVSIEGNMLIVDGHGIQVIAERDPAKLPWKQLDIDIVFECTGFFTSRDAAMGHINAGAKKVLISAPAKGVDTTVVYGVNHSVIKASDVIVSNASCTTNCLAPVVKVLNDAIGIESGLVNTVHAYTKDQMLLDGSHKDLRRARSATQSIIPTKTGAAAAVGLVLPELAGKLDGFAMRVPVLNVSVVDLTFQAKRATSVEEINDIMRKAKNRILQINEDPLVSCDFNHNPASAIFDTTETKVIGNLVKVVAWYDNEWGFSNRMIDTAHQMMNC encoded by the coding sequence ATGACAATACGAGTCGCGATTAATGGCTATGGCCGCATTGGCCGTTGCATTTTAAGATCGATTTTTGAATACAACAGGCAAAATGAGTTTGAAGTCGTTGCCATTAACGATTTATCTGGCATCGATGTGACCGCTCACCTGACTCGCTACGATTCAACTCACGGTCCTTTTCGCTCGGATGTGAGCATAGAAGGAAACATGCTGATTGTTGATGGGCATGGCATTCAAGTGATTGCTGAGCGCGATCCGGCCAAACTGCCATGGAAACAATTGGACATTGATATCGTCTTTGAATGCACCGGTTTCTTTACCAGCAGAGATGCGGCAATGGGTCATATCAATGCCGGCGCCAAAAAAGTATTAATATCTGCCCCGGCCAAAGGCGTTGATACGACAGTGGTCTATGGAGTTAATCACTCCGTCATCAAAGCGTCTGATGTCATTGTGTCTAACGCTTCCTGTACAACAAACTGCCTGGCGCCAGTAGTTAAAGTGTTAAATGATGCCATAGGAATTGAATCAGGATTAGTCAACACTGTCCATGCTTATACAAAAGATCAAATGCTTTTGGATGGAAGCCATAAAGATTTACGGCGCGCCCGCTCTGCAACGCAGTCCATCATTCCAACCAAAACCGGCGCTGCCGCAGCCGTTGGATTGGTTTTACCTGAACTGGCAGGGAAATTGGACGGATTTGCGATGCGAGTACCGGTATTAAACGTATCCGTTGTTGATTTAACTTTCCAGGCAAAACGCGCAACTTCTGTGGAAGAAATCAATGACATCATGCGCAAGGCTAAAAACCGAATTTTACAAATTAATGAGGACCCTTTAGTTTCTTGTGACTTCAATCACAATCCCGCTTCCGCTATTTTCGACACAACGGAAACCAAAGTGATAGGCAATTTGGTTAAAGTAGTAGCCTGGTATGACAATGAATGGGGTTTCTCTAACCGCATGATTGATACCGCACACCAAATGATGAACTGCTAA
- a CDS encoding phosphoglycerate kinase, producing MNLIKMSDIDLSGKRVLIREDLNVPIKDGMITSDQRLQAALPTIKSALDSGAAVIVLSHLGRPEEGKYEKKFSLEPVADYLRENLEYPVRFVKDYLSGVGVNPGELVVCENVRFNPGEKANDEALAKKLASLCDVFVMDAFGTAHRAQASTYGVAQYAPVAVAGPLLIRELEALNQVLKAPKKPIVAIVGGAKVSSKLSLLKQLVGMVDVLIPGGGIANTFLKAQGFEIGISLYEPDLLDEARHILILAKEKGCQIPLPTDVVVGKTFSETCPAFNKSLSNVAADDMILDIGPETIRDYVDLIHDANTIIWNGPVGVFEFPQFAYGTRAIAIAIAESDAFSIAGGGDTLAAVDLYDLNQQISYISTGGGAFLECLEGKTLPAVAILQERAKHVKTN from the coding sequence ATGAACCTGATTAAAATGAGCGACATTGATCTGTCTGGCAAAAGAGTTCTGATTCGTGAGGATTTAAATGTCCCGATCAAAGACGGTATGATTACCAGTGATCAAAGATTGCAAGCGGCCCTGCCTACAATCAAATCCGCTTTGGACAGTGGCGCAGCAGTAATCGTATTGTCTCATCTTGGGCGTCCGGAGGAAGGCAAATACGAAAAAAAATTCTCTTTGGAGCCTGTTGCTGATTATTTAAGGGAAAACCTGGAATATCCTGTTCGCTTCGTCAAAGATTACCTGAGCGGCGTGGGTGTAAACCCTGGGGAATTGGTCGTATGCGAAAATGTCCGATTTAATCCCGGTGAAAAAGCCAATGACGAAGCTTTGGCAAAAAAACTGGCAAGCCTTTGTGATGTCTTTGTCATGGATGCTTTTGGCACGGCACACAGGGCACAAGCGTCTACCTATGGTGTCGCTCAATATGCTCCAGTTGCCGTTGCTGGTCCTCTGCTAATCCGTGAACTTGAAGCGTTAAACCAAGTGCTTAAAGCGCCTAAAAAACCTATCGTCGCTATTGTTGGAGGAGCCAAAGTCTCATCCAAGCTCAGTCTATTGAAACAATTGGTGGGTATGGTTGATGTTCTTATCCCTGGCGGCGGTATTGCCAATACTTTTCTGAAAGCCCAAGGGTTTGAAATTGGTATTTCCCTTTACGAACCTGATTTATTGGATGAGGCTCGCCATATCCTTATTCTGGCCAAAGAGAAAGGTTGCCAAATTCCTCTACCCACCGACGTTGTAGTAGGCAAAACATTTAGTGAAACCTGCCCTGCTTTCAACAAATCTCTGTCTAATGTGGCTGCGGACGATATGATCCTTGATATTGGCCCAGAAACCATAAGAGATTATGTAGACCTCATCCATGACGCCAACACCATCATCTGGAATGGTCCGGTTGGTGTATTCGAATTCCCGCAGTTTGCTTATGGAACTAGAGCCATTGCTATAGCGATTGCCGAGAGTGATGCCTTTTCTATTGCTGGTGGTGGTGATACCTTGGCTGCTGTTGATCTTTATGATTTGAATCAACAAATTTCTTATATTTCCACAGGAGGTGGGGCATTTCTCGAATGTCTGGAAGGAAAAACCTTGCCTGCTGTTGCTATTTTGCAGGAGCGCGCAAAACATGTTAAGACGAACTAA
- a CDS encoding IS4-like element ISLpn3 family transposase, producing MDLAVEDTTAWSEAIFGSVALGDKRLTRRLIQIGKQLSSTPGGSLSGSCGGQDALIEGSYRFLRNKRVTANQIAEGGYQVTSWLSQSIPTLLAIEDTTTLSYTHQVKESLGDLGGPKEKSNRGFHVHTTMLMDAEQEKTIGLIAQERWCRDIKERGKKNHRRVRLYTEKESYKWEKNTRELENRLGSKMSDVISVCDREADIFEYIQYKLDHAQRFIVRASHNRKLEGSNCYLFQMLPSAVNLGIYTIEVAQKANRKKRQVTLELKTTSVTFSPSERRAKARELKPITLNVVIAKEKNPSESDCLEWILLTTEATTTLECTRKITRYYEMRWRIEDFHKAWKSGVGAEEQRMQSIENLEKMIVILSFVAIRLLQLKEYFEYPTTLVINDSSTSCDELLTDAEWKVLWNSVERKSLPEKIPTAAWAYKAIAKLGGWTDSKRTGKAAWSTIWKGWFRLQERVEGLRIANELMEM from the coding sequence ATGGACTTAGCAGTTGAAGATACTACAGCATGGTCGGAAGCTATTTTTGGTTCAGTTGCTTTAGGGGATAAACGACTTACTCGTCGGTTAATTCAAATAGGCAAACAATTATCATCGACGCCTGGTGGTTCTCTTTCAGGAAGTTGTGGAGGGCAGGATGCGCTTATAGAAGGTAGTTATCGTTTTTTACGAAACAAACGAGTCACAGCGAATCAAATTGCAGAGGGTGGTTATCAAGTAACAAGCTGGTTATCTCAGTCAATCCCCACGCTTTTAGCCATTGAAGACACAACCACGCTCTCCTATACCCATCAAGTAAAAGAATCATTAGGTGATTTAGGCGGTCCTAAAGAAAAAAGCAATCGAGGTTTTCATGTTCACACCACCATGCTCATGGATGCAGAACAAGAGAAAACAATAGGATTAATCGCGCAAGAACGTTGGTGTCGAGATATCAAAGAAAGAGGCAAAAAAAATCATCGACGAGTAAGGTTATATACAGAGAAAGAAAGCTATAAATGGGAAAAGAATACTCGGGAATTAGAGAATCGATTGGGTTCTAAAATGTCTGATGTGATTTCTGTTTGCGATAGAGAAGCTGATATTTTTGAATACATTCAGTACAAGTTAGACCATGCTCAACGTTTTATTGTTCGAGCGAGCCATAATCGAAAACTAGAAGGAAGTAACTGTTATTTATTTCAAATGTTACCTTCAGCAGTAAACTTGGGTATTTATACAATTGAAGTGGCTCAAAAAGCAAATAGAAAGAAACGCCAAGTGACTCTTGAGTTAAAAACAACATCTGTTACTTTCTCACCTTCTGAACGAAGAGCTAAAGCACGTGAATTAAAACCAATCACTTTAAACGTAGTAATCGCTAAAGAGAAAAATCCATCTGAAAGCGATTGCCTTGAATGGATTCTATTAACAACAGAAGCCACAACAACATTAGAGTGTACCCGAAAAATAACGCGATATTATGAAATGAGATGGCGCATTGAGGATTTTCATAAAGCATGGAAATCGGGGGTTGGTGCTGAAGAGCAGCGTATGCAATCAATTGAAAATTTAGAGAAAATGATTGTCATTCTCTCATTTGTAGCAATTCGATTACTCCAATTAAAAGAGTATTTTGAATACCCGACTACTCTAGTTATCAATGATAGCAGTACTTCTTGCGATGAATTGCTCACTGATGCTGAATGGAAAGTCTTATGGAATAGTGTTGAAAGAAAATCATTACCTGAAAAAATACCTACTGCTGCTTGGGCTTATAAAGCAATAGCCAAGTTGGGCGGTTGGACTGATTCCAAAAGAACTGGGAAAGCAGCTTGGTCTACTATCTGGAAAGGATGGTTCCGATTACAGGAACGAGTAGAAGGGCTTAGGATAGCTAACGAGTTGATGGAGATGTGA
- a CDS encoding M3 family metallopeptidase, whose amino-acid sequence MSTTVGLPQFSHIKIEHFKSHLDALLKNHLEEIDRLLKENHHYTWDNLIYPLDSLADELERFWSPFAHMHAVMDSETIRESYEACLPLLSAYDAAIGHNQDLYEAIKSIDQHSLNPAQKKIIADSIQDFELSGVALSKANKKRFEAIQSRLAELSSKFENNVLDATHAYTIHITEAERMAGLPEHALNTAKELAHEKGLDGFVLTLEYPCFQAVITHAEDRALREEMYRAYITRASDQGPNAGTFDNTPLIDEILSLRHEKAELLGFNNFAELSLATKMAASTNQVTEFIYDLISRTRDKGKAEFRQLEVFAQDKWNLSPVNPWDVAYLSEKRRQDLYSLSQEELRPYFPQPKVMQGLFAIVKKLFGMSIEEIEGVDVWHKDVQCYCIVDESNQTRGYIYTDLFARPHKRNGAWMDSMQSRRKLEDGTVQLPIATLTCNFAKPSANRPAMLSHDEVVTLFHEFGHCLHHVLTQVDYLGGSGINGVEWDAVELPSQFFENWCWDEHALSLLTSHADTGETLPSALYERLIAAKNFQSAMAMLRQMEFALFDFRIHQEYQTGKASFVPNILADVRSKTSVVPIVPYNRFQHSFSHIFGGGYAAGYYSYMWAEVLSSDAFARFEEEGIFNPKTGHDFLKSILEVGGSRKAADAFVEFRGRPATIDALLRHNGIL is encoded by the coding sequence ATGTCGACCACAGTTGGATTGCCGCAATTTAGCCATATAAAAATTGAACATTTCAAATCTCATCTTGATGCTTTATTAAAAAACCATCTTGAGGAAATTGACAGGCTGCTTAAGGAAAATCACCACTATACCTGGGATAATTTAATTTACCCTTTAGATAGCCTCGCCGATGAACTGGAGCGTTTTTGGTCTCCTTTTGCACATATGCATGCGGTGATGGATTCTGAGACAATACGTGAATCTTATGAGGCGTGTTTGCCATTGCTGTCTGCCTATGATGCTGCGATTGGGCATAATCAAGACTTGTATGAGGCGATTAAATCGATAGATCAGCATTCCCTTAACCCTGCCCAGAAAAAAATCATTGCAGACAGCATACAGGATTTCGAGTTATCGGGAGTTGCTTTATCCAAGGCGAATAAAAAGCGCTTTGAAGCCATTCAATCGAGACTGGCCGAATTATCCAGCAAATTCGAAAACAATGTGCTGGACGCAACTCATGCCTACACTATTCATATCACCGAAGCAGAACGTATGGCGGGATTACCTGAGCATGCATTAAATACGGCAAAAGAGTTGGCGCATGAGAAAGGGCTCGATGGTTTTGTTTTAACCCTTGAATACCCTTGTTTTCAGGCCGTTATTACTCATGCCGAAGACAGGGCTTTACGTGAAGAAATGTATCGAGCTTACATCACCAGAGCTTCAGATCAAGGCCCTAATGCAGGAACATTTGATAATACTCCGCTGATTGATGAAATTCTGTCCCTGCGCCATGAAAAAGCCGAGCTTTTAGGGTTTAATAATTTTGCCGAGTTATCCCTGGCTACCAAGATGGCTGCCTCGACCAATCAAGTCACTGAATTTATCTATGATTTAATCAGCAGAACTCGTGACAAGGGTAAGGCTGAATTTAGGCAACTTGAAGTGTTTGCACAGGATAAATGGAATCTGAGCCCGGTAAACCCATGGGACGTTGCTTATCTTTCTGAAAAAAGAAGACAGGATTTGTATTCCTTATCTCAAGAGGAATTACGGCCTTATTTCCCACAGCCTAAAGTGATGCAAGGCTTGTTCGCGATTGTTAAAAAGCTCTTTGGTATGAGTATCGAGGAGATTGAGGGCGTGGATGTTTGGCATAAGGATGTTCAATGCTATTGCATAGTCGATGAATCCAATCAAACGCGCGGGTACATTTATACGGATTTGTTTGCCAGACCGCACAAGCGGAATGGTGCCTGGATGGACTCAATGCAAAGCCGCAGAAAACTGGAGGATGGCACAGTTCAATTACCCATTGCGACCTTAACTTGCAATTTTGCCAAGCCTTCTGCAAACAGACCCGCCATGTTATCGCACGATGAAGTGGTGACTTTGTTTCACGAGTTTGGTCATTGCCTGCATCACGTTTTGACTCAAGTCGATTACCTTGGCGGCTCAGGAATTAATGGCGTGGAATGGGATGCGGTGGAATTACCCAGCCAATTTTTCGAAAACTGGTGCTGGGATGAGCACGCATTGTCTTTACTGACTTCGCACGCGGATACAGGGGAAACCTTGCCTTCCGCATTGTACGAGCGCTTGATTGCTGCTAAAAATTTTCAATCCGCCATGGCCATGTTAAGACAAATGGAATTCGCCTTGTTTGATTTTCGCATTCACCAGGAATATCAAACGGGTAAAGCGTCATTTGTCCCAAATATTCTGGCGGATGTACGTTCTAAAACCAGTGTTGTACCCATTGTTCCTTATAATCGCTTTCAGCACAGCTTCTCGCATATTTTTGGGGGTGGCTACGCCGCTGGTTATTACAGTTACATGTGGGCAGAAGTATTATCCAGCGATGCCTTTGCGCGCTTTGAGGAGGAAGGTATTTTCAACCCCAAAACTGGACATGACTTTTTAAAATCCATTCTGGAGGTAGGCGGCTCAAGAAAAGCAGCCGATGCTTTTGTTGAATTCAGAGGAAGACCCGCGACGATTGATGCCTTGCTGCGCCATAACGGGATTTTATAA